tctcagtaataaaattataaacatattgagaaatactaatattacaactcaacaataataaaattataattttaaaataaaatttaaatggttTACTGTGGATTGATCCGTTATTGAACTGTTTATTAATCATATCTTAACAGAATAAGCGGttaacccgttttgacccaaacCGATTTATATCAGACCCAAGCTCGCTAAGTTCGTATCGTGCTCTTTGGGTTCATGagtcatgtcacatattgatACTTCTAGTTGCGACTTTTCTCTATTTATGGGTATCCACGAGTACATCATAAAGATTTATTGATCTTGATAGTTTGAAATCTACGATCAAATGTCTTAGAATTTTTTACTGAATTCTAGGAACTTagaaagagagatagacacGTGAAACGaattaattttatagtatttatcAAAGATATCCCAATCCAATCAGGTGTTGGCTCCGGTTCATTCAACCCAACTGTTCATTCTGGAATGGAAATAATACGAGTATGGTATGGATTGCCACGTTAAATTGTTGGAATATGTACAAATTTGGAAGTAATTCGGGTATAATACCCCGTAATATATGTAGTGTCTCAATCCATCTGATCTGCGAGAAAGATGCATAGTAAGATAACGTCCAAGCAATCATTCTGCCTTGAAACTCAAGATTTCTGTTTAAATGATCATCTCTAACTCCCAATTCCGGAGACATGGGTTATTAGTTGTGCATCTCATGCCATTCAACCGACCGACAATTGATGGGACCCTCTTAAATTGGCACAAATTAGTAAATTACGTAATTTTCCATGAGTGGTTACTTTTGAAACCTCTTCCATTCACACCCTCTCGGTATCATAGGAAAGCATGTTTTGTTAATTCTATGAGCAACTACATTtgcttctttaaaaaaattaaaataactttttacgTAAGGTTTGTGACTTGATTGTCATAACCCCCAGCCTCCAAAATAGAGGTCTGGAATTCGATACCCCTTccccaaaaagagaaaaaaaataataaaaatcactCTTGAGAAACTAAGATAAGCACAAATTTCCATTGCTCTTCTCAAAGCATAGGCTTCAGCCACACATAGTGCCATCATATGGTTGTATCTTTAACTCCCCATTTGCTGAAAGGGATACTAATGATTGCCTCAGCCACTTGATtgttaaaaatttcaacaatagAATTTTCCTTCCAGCATCTAGTTTCAACATTGATGAGTTTTGCTGCTCTTGAATCTCTGGTTCAATCTTCATAGGGGATTGAACTTTGTAAGAAGAATAAATTGGGAGCCATTAGTCACCCTATATCCTACTCTCTTTTCCatttctcaccatccaaatcAGTTCTTATTGAAGTAAGTCTAATGAAGACCATAAGTTTATCCAAATCATTGATGGCCCATGTCAAGTTTAGCAACCAAAAACATTGACATTTTTAAAGTACTTTTCCTTCGTAGTCTGTGCTCCATTGAGGATTGATTGGAAAGCAGACTCCAGCATTCCATTGAAGGATTTCATGTCTCAAAACCCTAGTCTCCCTCTCTTCTTTGATTCCTCCATCTTTGTCCAGCTTCTCCATTGTATCATTTTCTCATCTTGCTTGAGACCCCAACAGAACCTAGACATCATTGAGCATATATCATTGCAAAGCTTTTTAGGTTGCTTAAAAACACTAATGGGAAAAGTAGGAATAGCTTGAATCACTGCCTTTAGGAGTACCTCCTTCCTTTCTTGTaacaaaaagttatttttccaACTGTTCATCTTATGCCACACACTCTCTTTAATGCTTCTAAAGGTATTATAGTTTGATCTCCCCACTATAGTTGGTAGTACTAGGTACTTTTCATAACTACCACTGGGAGACACACCAGCTACTTGAATTATCTTATTCCTGGTTAGATGATCTATGTTGGAGTTGAAAAAGATACAAGTTTTTTGTCTATTCAAGCATTGACCCGAGCCATATAGATAGCAACCTCTGCATTTTGTTGCATTTAATTAAATTGGCCCTTCAGCACAAAGAATAAGGAGATAAGGAGATAGGAGATCTCCGTGTCTAATGTCCATTGAAGGACTGAAAGTTGCCCCTAGCTAGCCATTCATAAGTACATGATAAAAGACTGATTGCACACATTCCATAATCATACTAACCCacttctaacaaaaaaaaaaatttctctgtAACAACTTTTAAGTAGTCCCATTCAATTCAATCATATGATTTTGACTTGTCTAACTTGAGAGCCATACGtcctttatttcctttttgCCTGGTCTTCATGGAGTGAAGGATCTCATAAGCAACCATTACATTGTCAATGAGAAGCCTCCCTGAGATAAAAGCACTCTGATTTGCATATATGATGGTTGTAagtaatttctttaatttgaacAGAATATTACATAAACTGATTGGCCTGAAGTCACTAACAAGATTGGGGATGTCGCTTAGGGAATTAGTGCAATATAagtaaaattgagaaaatgatCCAAACCCTCCCCCACTTTTAAAAAGCTGAGAACTGCGTAACAAACCTCTTCTCCTATAGTGTCCCAATGGTCCTAATAGAAACATGCACCATACCCATCAAAGCCTAGAGACTTTAGAGGATCCATTTGATGAAGAGCCTCTTCCACTTCAACTTTACTAAAGTCTTTCTGTAAGTCTGCATTCATGTCATCTGTCACTCTGTTCTCCACATGATTTAAATAGTCATTGATCACCTCCCTTGAAGGATTTTTGCATCTGAAAAGCTCTGCAAAGTGTTGCAAAAAAACCCTTTCAATCTCAGATTGTTCTTTCACACTCTGTCTTGATagtctaaaatttgatttatccaattcatttttcttctttgagttgcatatgcatgaaagtacTTGGTGTTCCTGTCACCAAGTTGGTACCAGTTCCTTTATGCTCTCTACTTACACTTTCTCCTCTTGTTCCAACAATGTGTCCAATTCTCCTTGAAGGCTTTTTATAGAAGCAACATTGTGatagctctctttctcttgcaTTTTCTTAAGCAGTTCAGTTTGACTGGCaatattcttttcattcttcttGAATTTGCTAGAACTCCATCTGCTTAGTACCCTTGTGAGAAACTTTAGCCTTTCTTTAACCCTTTTGATAGGCCTCGAAGGAGCATCCCTTTCCAACCACTcagatttaataatttgatcaCATTCTTCATTCATGGCCCAACTAGCTTCATATCTGAACACCTTATTCCTCCATCTtggtctttatttattttttaatcttggaGGACATCAATATGGGTTTGTGGTATGAATTCCTAGTAGCCAAAGTATCCACACTAACCTCTTTAAAGACCTCTGACCATTGAGGAGTTGCAACTACCATGCCCAAtctcttttttataaatgacaCGTCCTTATGCTTGTTGCTCCATGTAAACTTATCACCCATCCACCCCAAATCAAATAAACTGTTATTTTCCAGGGCCTCCCTAAGTTCTCCATCTGGCTATCTACTCTGTCTACCTCCACACTTCTCATCttgtgaaataatttcattgaaatccctTGCCACACAACAAAGCTGATGATTAGATGGTATAAGTAGAGGTAGAGCAAAGCCCAAAATTCTTTCCTTTTACTAGACTTTGGATGCCTATAAAAACTTGTAGGAAGTTACTTAGCCATATTCGACCCCTCTAGTATTAGAGCATTTATATGTCTTTGTGAGAAACTTTGTACCTTTGCTCCAACTTCTAATTTCATAGCAATGCAAACCCACCACTTCTTCCCCTTTGTTCTACCAGAAAATAGCCTTCAAACCCCAACATTATTTCTGAGGAATCAAATTTAAAACACGTTAGTTTTGTCTTGATGAGAAAAACTACACTGGGTTGCGTATTCTTCACCAATAGGCAAAGATCTTGAACTGTCAAGTGATTCCTAAACTCCCTGCAGTTCCAACTTAACATGATCATGGCAATTGGCAGGACTGACCAGCAGCCTCCATCAATGACTTTGTTGGCACCCAAGACCCCTCCAAACCAAGGTGGCCCCCCATCCAGGAGGTGCACATAGCACTCATAATAGTTCTGACCAAGGAAGTGACATAAAATGAGGAAATAGCTAGACTAAAGAGGGGAGCATGCCATCATCAAGAGGAGATACGCAATCGGTGCGAAGGGATTTCTTCTAAGATACCAAaccatcttcattttcttcaaccTTTCATTCACCATTGGAAACACTTTAATAGAGAATGTCAAAAAAGCTTGTATCATTGTCATATATAGTGAATTTAATCTCCAAAAGACCGATGAATATAGGTTTTAGTATTGAATCACGTAAATCTCAATATCTCTCTTTATATATTGTGcacacatttatttaaaaatctatGGATAAACAATGTATTATAGTTCACCTATTGTAAAAATGCACCATCAGAAActgttttttaaaaactatacAAGTAATTCATACAATAGTGAAGTGCGTAAGAATAGtgcaataattttaaaaaagagtgagatctattattaaaaaataaattttttttatgtgtatttcatatttattcatttttattataaaaattatgccACACATAGTATTCTACTATcctaaatatcatttcccatcaATACAAGGACTCTAGACTGATTTTAGTATTTACCGAATCTCCATGCATCATCATGGATCATTCAACAATACAATTGGTGTTCAACCCgatggaaagaaaaatgcaCCTCAATCTATTTCCTATTTCCACCCACCAATTGCAGGATGTAATAAAAACTGTTATTATCATTAATATTCACACTCAGTGCTCAAAAGTCAAAAAAATGGCAGCGAAGAGTGGGAAGGGAAGAAAATGATGGCacggagaaaaagaaaggagggaCCAGAGAAGAATTAGGTGTGGGGGCAACGAATCATAGAGCGTCAGTCAGTCAGAAAATCCAGAGTTGTTGTCAGCCGTTATAGTCATTGACGCGGCTGCGTctcttcccttttcttctttAACACTATTTATTGCATTCACACGCCTTTTCATAACGGCCAAAACCAGgcttttttcctctcatcaCTCTCCCTCTCCCGACTTTAAAGACCAacaaagataaagataaagaaaaagaaaattagagacTCCGAGACTGCCAATTAAAGTTAAAGTCCACACagtgaaaacaaaaaaggattCGAACCAATTGAACAAAGTGAAATTTGGGCCTTCCAATCTATATTTTTTCGCACTCAGCCAGCAATTGCGTTTTATTTTAGGGTTAAGttgatgtttttctttcctACTTTTTAAGCTTTGACTGttttatgatattataaattttttgtgataGTTGGTGTGGAATGTGTTGATATTAACAATGTGTTTGATGCATcgtaataaaattttaagattgtgtttgaatattaagttAAGTTAagttaagttttttatgaataataataagttaagatggTGAATTGAGTTTTGTGGGATccatctaaaataaatttaaatgtatttaaatgttaagatgagttgagatatatttatgaaaaattgaaaaaaaattgtgagttcTCGTCGTGTAAATAagtgttgaattaaaaaaggttgtgaatCCCACATgtaagaagttttgagttgagatgaagtTTAATAATATGAGAGTtagatgtttggatgttagactcaatttaaaattagactgaactgagttgatctcatTCGAGtctaaaattagactaaatggATATTgttttttggataatgatattcttaCACCTCATTTACTATCCAgttatttcctttttcctttttctatttgAATCTAGATTCAAAATTCCAACACATGATCTTCTTgtataatctaaaagaaaataatttcaatcaaTCAACTTAATCATGcaaattgatgaaaaataaatttaattgtataaaaattgaCTTAAAGAGCAAAAAATggtcaaattttataaaattgaatttatttttttaattaatttacatgattatgttagttgattgaatttattttattttaaattatgcaagaatgttatttttaagatttttaatcgagattcaaagagcaaaaggaaaaaaaaaaagctaagtaataaaatagtagtaaaataagtGTAAAGATATCATTacacttgttttttttattttactattcttaAGAAAGGTAAGAtaaccaattttttttctcacaaaTGTTGGAGAAAGAGGTGGCAACTATTAGTAGAATCTCTATTAGTATTAATAATGCTCCTAATAAGTTAATTTGGAGATGGACAAAAGATGACAAATTTACAATTAAGAGTACCTATCACCTTCTTGGTGAAATGGAGGCATCAGACAAGCTGCAATCTTCTATTAAATCGATTAAGAGTGAGGTTTGGGCTAAGCTATGGAGATTAGGAGTCCCTAATGCAGTGAGAACGATGCTTTGGAGGGcctatcatatcaaaacaaaacctaTACAAGAGGAAGTTTGTTGACTCTCCTTTATGTCCCATTTGCAAATTGGAGCCAAAGTCTATAATTCATGCATTGTGATCCTGTCCTTCTGCTCAAGATATTTGGGGCTCCAGTTCTAGAAAGCTACAAAAAAATGCAGGCAATGTATGCTAATTTCTATGAACTAGTGTCATATCTAGTTCCTACATTAAGTGAAGAGGATCTAGCTATCTTTGCAGTCACTGTTTATTAGGCATGGAAGAGAAGAAATGCTTTTGTTTTTGAAGGAAAGTTTATGTTACTAGGTTCTATTGCTCAAATTGCAGTTCAAATGGTAGGTGATTACCAGGTAGCACATCAGAGGGATTCTGCAGCAAGTGTTAATGCTAGGCAGGTAGCAACTCAATGGATAGCTCCTCCTCCCACATGCTAAAAATGAATTGGGATGCCGCAATTGATCACATAAACTGTAGAATGGGGATATGGGTTATCATCAGAGATCATGAAGGGAAGGTGGTGGCAACTTTGCAGTCAAACAAATAATTATTCCCATGGCAAAAATGGTTGAGGTAGTTGCTGCTCTAAAAGCAGTGATTCTATGTGATCAATTGAGGCTGAAAAATGTGATCATTGAGGGAGATAACCAGAATGTTGTTAATGAAATCAATAATGTGAATGAAAGCTGGAGTTTAGTAGGTATCATCATTCGAGACATTCAAGTTATGCTTCAAAAGTTGTAGCAATGGAAAGTTGTTTTTGCTCTTagaattttcaataatttagcTCATTCTATGGTTAAGGATGCACTTAAACTCTCTGAAGAGAGCATTATTTTGGAGGGAGTCCCTCCTTGTATCCATCACTTGATgtaataagttgaataaaaattattcttcttctaaaaaaaatatattgggaAAAGAAGACAATCATATTAAAACAATGCATGTTAAAAATAAGATTGTAGATGCATGaaagaatttataaaacaaaatacaaattgttTAAACAATTGACAAATAATATTCATCGATAAGATTCTATGacttagattataaaattatttttattatagaataaatctaacatattatatgaaattatatcaatttataaatttatttttattaaaatttttttatagcaatAACACTTACCATTTATTATTGTATCTTTATAACTTTTGACAGTAATAAATAGGTAATAAATAGGGAAGAGGACCGACGTTAATCCAATTTTGATATGTTCGGGCAAAAGCATAAAGTGGTCCTattagtttcttcttttctttttgcaggCCAGACAATCTATGGGCGATTCTCGAAAGGAAGTTGATGTGGCCAAGGTTTTATTagaaacggtgtcgttttaacttttaactggTTTCGTCGCTTTTTTGGCCAAGAACTTGCATTTCCCCGGTCAATATctatttccatttccatttacATACAACATTGGAGCACGTTCCGAGAGCTCgctggctctctctctctctctctaactgcAACTCTTTCGCTGTATCATGAACAGAGAACAAACTCAGTTTTCTCAGAACACAAGAGCTCTCAGTCTTCCTCTTCCCTCTGTTTGATTCCTGAGAAAACTGTTGGTTAACCGCtcaaggttttttcttttttcttttttcctgtgGAAAAAATTTACCATTATGTGTTGTCTTTTGCCTTGTAGTCTCCAGTAACCATTCGTTGACTATAAACAGTTTTActccattttaatattttctattcGCTCTTTTTTGTTAGGTTTTTGGATTCGttcgaattttcttttggtTGTCAACAATGGCGGACTCGGCTAAAGTTCGGCTGGTTCGTTGCCCAAAGTGCGAAAATCTCCTCCCGGAGCTCGCTGATTACTCTGTTTATCAGTGCGGTGGTTGTGGTGCTGTTCTTCGAGGTACTTTTCCACCTATTGAATGGTATTCTGCAACTGTTTATTGCTTTATGAGAAAATGAGCAcagaaagagggagagggagggagggataGAGAGTGACATTTCGAACTATGTGAGTTTCAATTTTCTTAAAAGTCCGAAACTTCGTAATCTTTTTTGTATCTACCATTTCTCCGTAACCAAAATAACCCATGGGCAAGAAATTCCATCAGCACAACTATTAGCACAATAgggtttggttttaaattttcttgatGCCGAAAGAAATCTGTAAGCTTTTGGTTTAAGATTTCAGTTACCATTTCCTTTGTTTGATCTGCAATCAGATAGAGCATGACCCGGTTTTCTTTCCGTCCCAAAATCAGTTTTCATTTATTTAGTATACTTATTTCTTTACTCTGCAGCCAAAAAAAAGAATTGCGAAGTAGATGCTGCTTTGTCAGATAAGTCAGATGAAGAAAGGGTAGGCGGACTTTCTACAAAATCAGACAACTCCTTGGATAAAGGAGCGGTTAATTTGAGTGATGCTTCTGATACAGATGTTAAGCCAAACGGTGACTCTTTGAGATGTGGTCAAAGGGATTCAGAAAAGGATGATACAATGGGAAGGGATAAAGGGGAACGTAATTCTGAAATAAAATCGACAAGTGGGTTCCAAAGGTCAGGATGGATGTCTGATTGGAAATTTGGGGAGAGAGATGAGATGGACGGGTTCCAAAGAAACCTAAAAAGTAATCTTGAGGGTGTGAGGTTTTCAACTTCAAACCATCCTGATGAGGGCCCATCAAATTACAATGTGGACTCTTCTTACAGCTATGGGGAACTGTCGAGGAATGATAATGACCCTGATCGGGTTAATAGGGTTAAGTATCTCGAACAAGATCGAGCCGAACTTTTGAGGAAGCTGGATGAGCTAAAGGATCAACTTAGTCGGTCTTGTAATGTGGTTGATAAACCAAAAGAGAAGGTTCCACTTGATGGTAGGACAGTTCCTCCAGATCCTTATGGTGGCTGTGATAATTGGTTTCGAAATGGTCCTTCAGCATTGAATAGGGCTTCAATGCAGTTCTCTGGGCATGATAAGCATGTGGCAGGACAACCCTATTCCAATTATTGGCCTGATCCATTTCCTTGTACAAACAGGCATGAAATGGCTATGCATGGCTTCTACCCGTCGATGCACAATCCTAATCATAATCCTGGATTGGGAGATCCTTTTGGATCTCAAGGGCTGAGGAGAGCTTCACACCACTTACCTAGTCAATACCCACACCCACCATTGCATCCATACTTCTCTGGACAATATGTTGATCACAATCCAGAATCATTTGAGCCATACCCAACTAACTCAATGTTTCACCAGCCTTCTTGCTCTTGTTTACATTGCTATGACACACTTCAGCGAGCTTCAGCACCGGCCCCAGCCCCTTCTTTCAGTAATAAAAGATTTCCCAATGTCCCAAACCATCCCGTTACGTACCATCACGAGAAACCTGGGGCATTTGGTCAAGTTGTTCACAATTCTACGATTCCTCCTCCATCAAGCAATAGCGATCCACAACACCACACAAGATGGCCAAGTGACCTTAATTCGGAGATGGGTGGTTTTGTTTGTTGCCATCCTCGTAGGGTTGTGGTAGCTAGTGGTGCCCGCCATTGCCGTCCCATGGCAGGTGGTGCACCCTTCCTAACATGTTATAATTGCTTTAAGGTACTTCAACTGCCCAAGAAAGTgcctgttactttgaagaaacaacaaaaaatgcGGTGTGGGGCCTGTTCTGCAGTAACCAATGTTGCTGTAATCGACAAGAAACTAGTCCTTTCGGTTCATGCACAGACAAAGGATATTCCCATAGACTGCGATGGTAGTTCTAGTGAACTGGTTAAAGGCGGTTCTTCACATTTTTATGGCCACATGAATAGGACCAAAGCAAATTTCTCTTCTGATGATTATGATGAATCTGATTACAACTTTCAGTCTATTGATGTAGAACCTGTTTCATTGTCTATGGGCACGGGTTTGAACTCAAACAAGGCTGGAGAGATGGGAAGCTTTCATTCTTCATCCCCAAGCCCCTCTGAGGATGAAAGTGGTCCAGAAGTCTTAATTGCTTCAAAAGACAACTCCACTCAGCAACCAACCAGAGTCATTCTATCTCCGCCACCTCCAGGTTCACCTCTTCAAGAACATTTTGACAATTCTTCTAATAACAATGTAGTGAACCGGTTTGCGAAAGGAAACAGAAGTAGTCGTTCAGACCAAGAGAAAGTGAAACCTAGCAAGGCTACCTCACGCCAGAATTCTTTGAAAGAGGCATCACATGCAACTGAGATGGATGTATCATTCAATGAGTACTCCAACACAGGCGTCTCTCAAGATTCTGGAGATGCAAGCAGAGAAGAAGATCGGCCAAGAAACAAAGGGAGTGAATCCTTTTTTGCAAATATTATCAAGAAGAGCTTTAAGGATTTTTCCAGATCTAGTCAAACAGATGAACGTAGCAGAAGTAATGTATCTGTAAATGGGCATCTCATACCAGAACGCGTTGTTAGGAAGGCTGAAAAGCGTGCTGGACCAATTCAACCTGGAAAATATTGGTAAGTATACATTCAAAAGCCTGTGTTGTGTCAATCCTCCAGACATGCATGCTTCAAATGAACACTAATTTTGTTGTAGTACTGTATAGTGAGAGATATTACGGTGCCTATGCTAAGGGAAACAGTAACAAAGTTGTGTGATCAGTAATAACAGTAAAGACCAATAATAGTAATGCTTATGCTGAAAATGAATTTCATTGTGGGCATTGAATTCAGCTAACTGTTTCCTCATTTGGATATCTGATATCATAGAAATCAATCTGCCTTTCAGAGATTGTATTTAATTCTTTTGCCTGGAAATCGAAATATTTGCTGTTGCAACTAGGCTATCAACAGAAATGCATACTTGTCTCTAATACTCcagttctattaataaaaaatttttctttcaatttgttaaaaaccAGGTACGACTCCCGAGCTGGATTCTGGGGTGTAATGGGTGGACCTTGTCTTGGAATCATTCCTGTAAGACCAACTGATTATAAAAACAGTATTTGAACACCAGTCATATGTTGCTGGTTTTGTTCCTGGTTGTATTGCTCATGATATCTCTCTTGCAGCCATTCATTGAAGAGTTCAATTATCCCATGCCAGACAATTGTGCTGGAGGAAATACTGGTGTTTTTGTAAATGGGAGAGAGCTTCACCAAAAAGATTTAGATTTGCTTGCTAATAGAGGGCTTCCAACCGCTAGAGATAGATCATACATCATTGAAATTTCTGGGGGTGTCCTGGATGAAGACACTGGTGAAGAGCTAGATGGCCTTGGCAAACTTGCCCCAACGTAAGTACCATTTTTTTTGTGGATATTTCTCTTCCT
This window of the Juglans regia cultivar Chandler chromosome 12, Walnut 2.0, whole genome shotgun sequence genome carries:
- the LOC108987369 gene encoding protein ENHANCED DISEASE RESISTANCE 4-like; its protein translation is MADSAKVRLVRCPKCENLLPELADYSVYQCGGCGAVLRAKKKNCEVDAALSDKSDEERVGGLSTKSDNSLDKGAVNLSDASDTDVKPNGDSLRCGQRDSEKDDTMGRDKGERNSEIKSTSGFQRSGWMSDWKFGERDEMDGFQRNLKSNLEGVRFSTSNHPDEGPSNYNVDSSYSYGELSRNDNDPDRVNRVKYLEQDRAELLRKLDELKDQLSRSCNVVDKPKEKVPLDGRTVPPDPYGGCDNWFRNGPSALNRASMQFSGHDKHVAGQPYSNYWPDPFPCTNRHEMAMHGFYPSMHNPNHNPGLGDPFGSQGLRRASHHLPSQYPHPPLHPYFSGQYVDHNPESFEPYPTNSMFHQPSCSCLHCYDTLQRASAPAPAPSFSNKRFPNVPNHPVTYHHEKPGAFGQVVHNSTIPPPSSNSDPQHHTRWPSDLNSEMGGFVCCHPRRVVVASGARHCRPMAGGAPFLTCYNCFKVLQLPKKVPVTLKKQQKMRCGACSAVTNVAVIDKKLVLSVHAQTKDIPIDCDGSSSELVKGGSSHFYGHMNRTKANFSSDDYDESDYNFQSIDVEPVSLSMGTGLNSNKAGEMGSFHSSSPSPSEDESGPEVLIASKDNSTQQPTRVILSPPPPGSPLQEHFDNSSNNNVVNRFAKGNRSSRSDQEKVKPSKATSRQNSLKEASHATEMDVSFNEYSNTGVSQDSGDASREEDRPRNKGSESFFANIIKKSFKDFSRSSQTDERSRSNVSVNGHLIPERVVRKAEKRAGPIQPGKYWYDSRAGFWGVMGGPCLGIIPPFIEEFNYPMPDNCAGGNTGVFVNGRELHQKDLDLLANRGLPTARDRSYIIEISGGVLDEDTGEELDGLGKLAPTVEKAKHGFGMKAPRDRNQ